The Gemmatimonadota bacterium genome has a segment encoding these proteins:
- a CDS encoding proline--tRNA ligase, translating to MADNKALTPRAQDFSAWYNDLIMKAELADYSPVRGCMVIRPNGYAIWEQMQRALDDAFKATGHQNAYFPLFIPQSFLSKEAEHVEGFAPELAVVTHGGGKELEEPLVVRPTSETIIYAMFSKWIQSWRDLPLLMNQWANVVRWEMRTRLFLRTTEFLWQEGHTAHATEAEAEEETLMILGLYRRFMEEWMAMPVITGRKTDAEKFAGALRTYSCEALMQDNKALQAGTSHNLGQNFAKAFDVTFQTPEGGLDHVWNTSWGVSTRLVGGLIMTHGDDTGMVCPPRLAQWQVVIVPIWRKDEERDATFAATAALQTELRAAGIRVTTDLRDMKPGAKYYEWEARGTPFRLELGPRDLAAGTVMLARRLGGKEPIPMAGLAERLQQEMAAMQQQLLETAIARREAASLRGPKSKEEFIAFLEGNGGFVYAGFCGDPAVEAEIKEQTKATIRCLPDAEFRSPVAPTTCIWTGRPAVVEALFARAY from the coding sequence ATGGCTGACAATAAAGCGCTGACTCCCCGGGCCCAGGACTTCTCCGCCTGGTACAACGACCTCATCATGAAGGCCGAGCTCGCCGACTACAGCCCGGTGCGCGGCTGCATGGTCATCCGGCCGAATGGTTACGCGATCTGGGAACAGATGCAGCGAGCCCTCGATGACGCCTTCAAAGCGACCGGGCACCAGAACGCCTACTTCCCGCTCTTCATTCCGCAGAGCTTCCTCTCCAAGGAAGCGGAGCACGTCGAGGGCTTCGCGCCCGAGCTCGCGGTCGTGACCCACGGCGGCGGCAAGGAACTCGAAGAGCCGCTGGTGGTGCGTCCGACCTCCGAGACGATCATCTACGCGATGTTCTCGAAGTGGATCCAGAGCTGGCGCGACCTGCCGTTGCTGATGAACCAGTGGGCCAACGTCGTCCGTTGGGAGATGCGCACGCGCCTCTTCCTGCGCACCACCGAGTTCCTCTGGCAGGAAGGGCACACGGCGCACGCCACCGAGGCGGAGGCGGAGGAGGAGACGTTGATGATCCTCGGCCTCTACCGCCGCTTCATGGAAGAGTGGATGGCGATGCCGGTGATCACCGGCCGGAAGACCGACGCCGAGAAGTTCGCCGGCGCGCTGCGCACCTACTCGTGCGAAGCGCTGATGCAGGACAACAAGGCGCTCCAGGCCGGCACGTCACACAACCTCGGGCAGAATTTCGCCAAGGCGTTCGACGTCACCTTCCAGACGCCGGAAGGGGGCCTGGATCACGTCTGGAACACCTCGTGGGGTGTGTCGACCCGACTGGTCGGCGGCCTGATCATGACGCACGGTGATGACACCGGGATGGTCTGCCCGCCGCGACTGGCGCAGTGGCAGGTAGTGATCGTCCCGATCTGGCGGAAGGACGAGGAGCGCGACGCGACGTTCGCCGCGACGGCCGCATTGCAAACTGAGCTTCGGGCGGCCGGGATCCGGGTGACGACCGACCTGCGCGACATGAAGCCCGGGGCCAAGTATTACGAGTGGGAAGCGCGCGGCACGCCGTTCCGGCTCGAGCTCGGCCCGCGCGACCTCGCGGCCGGCACGGTGATGCTCGCCCGGCGGCTCGGTGGCAAGGAGCCGATCCCGATGGCGGGCCTGGCCGAGCGGCTGCAGCAGGAGATGGCGGCGATGCAGCAGCAGTTGCTCGAGACCGCCATTGCCCGGCGCGAGGCGGCGTCGCTCCGTGGCCCGAAATCGAAGGAAGAGTTCATCGCCTTCCTCGAAGGGAACGGCGGCTTCGTCTACGCCGGATTCTGTGGCGACCCGGCCGTCGAGGCGGAGATCAAGGAGCAGACCAAGGCGACGATCCGCTGCTTGCCGGACGCCGAGTTCCGGTCGCCGGTGGCGCCGACAACATGCATCTGGACCGGACGGCCCGCGGTCGTCGAGGCACTCTTCGCGAGGGCGTATTGA
- a CDS encoding histidine--tRNA ligase, giving the protein MTAKPLPGFRDFPPVDFALRAHIFAAWRRVATRYGFEEYDGPPLETLELYTAKSGDEIVGQLYNFVDKGDRAVALRPEMTPTLARMVAERANGLKKPIRWFSIPQLFRYERQQRGRLREHFQLNCDLIGEAGPLADAEIIALAIDVMREFGLDSADVKVRLSDRRALTALLRARGVSDAGMYAAYQFIDKLERMSPEEIEKRRAVPQAYAPATPDDLIAIASLRGLEKVEAAVMGLAGGSEAVAPLRATVDALTAMGLGDWIEIDFTIVRGIAYYTGTVFELFDAGRSLRAICGGGRYDTLLKNLGDVDLPALGFGMGDVVLGELLKDRGLRPTPPPPIDLFLVGVTPEDQPHLLGLAHELRDAGLRLEYVFGEAAVGRQLKLADARGARLAIVMGPDDRARGEVQLKDLVGKTQEAVAREALPARCRDLLFRMP; this is encoded by the coding sequence ATGACTGCGAAGCCCCTCCCCGGATTCCGCGACTTCCCGCCCGTCGATTTCGCCCTCCGGGCGCACATCTTCGCGGCCTGGCGTCGGGTGGCCACGCGGTACGGCTTCGAGGAGTATGACGGCCCGCCCCTCGAGACCCTCGAGCTGTATACCGCCAAGAGCGGCGACGAGATCGTCGGCCAGCTCTACAACTTCGTCGACAAGGGCGACCGGGCGGTCGCGTTGCGGCCTGAGATGACGCCGACGCTCGCGCGGATGGTGGCGGAGCGGGCGAACGGCCTCAAGAAGCCGATCCGCTGGTTCTCGATCCCGCAGCTCTTCCGTTATGAGCGGCAGCAGCGCGGCCGCCTTCGCGAGCACTTCCAGCTCAATTGTGACCTGATCGGCGAGGCGGGTCCGCTGGCCGATGCCGAAATCATCGCCTTGGCGATCGACGTGATGCGCGAGTTCGGGCTCGACTCCGCCGACGTCAAGGTCCGCCTCTCGGATCGTCGCGCGCTGACGGCGCTGTTGCGCGCGCGCGGCGTGAGCGATGCGGGGATGTATGCGGCGTACCAGTTCATCGACAAGCTCGAGCGGATGTCGCCCGAGGAGATCGAGAAGCGCCGTGCAGTGCCGCAAGCATACGCGCCCGCGACGCCGGACGACCTGATCGCGATCGCGTCGCTGCGCGGGCTCGAGAAGGTCGAGGCGGCGGTGATGGGGCTGGCGGGCGGGTCCGAGGCGGTCGCCCCACTCCGCGCCACCGTCGACGCGTTGACGGCGATGGGGCTTGGCGACTGGATCGAAATCGACTTCACCATCGTGCGCGGCATCGCCTATTACACCGGCACGGTGTTCGAACTCTTCGATGCGGGGCGCTCGCTCCGGGCCATCTGCGGTGGCGGCCGCTATGACACGCTGCTCAAGAATCTCGGCGACGTCGATCTCCCCGCCCTCGGCTTCGGCATGGGCGACGTCGTCCTCGGCGAGTTGTTGAAGGACCGCGGGCTGCGCCCGACGCCGCCGCCGCCGATCGACCTCTTCCTGGTCGGCGTTACCCCGGAAGATCAGCCGCACCTGTTGGGGCTGGCCCACGAACTCCGTGATGCGGGACTCCGGCTCGAATATGTCTTCGGCGAGGCGGCCGTCGGCCGTCAGCTCAAGCTGGCCGATGCGCGGGGCGCGCGGCTGGCCATCGTGATGGGCCCCGATGACCGGGCCCGCGGCGAGGTCCAGTTGAAGGATCTGGTCGGCAAGACGCAGGAGGCCGTGGCGCGCGAGGCGCTGCCGGCCCGTTGTCGTGATCTCCTTTTCCGGATGCCCTGA
- the lysA gene encoding diaminopimelate decarboxylase produces MARTSEGTLAMAGVPLPLIAEQYGTPTYCYDAATIRSQYRRLDAAFGALPHRICYAVKANSNLAILTLLARLGAGADIVSGGEMLRALAAGFAPEDIVFSGVGKTDDELLAAIAAGIGHVNVESLAELRRLAMFADLRGATVTVGIRVNPDVTVDTHPYISTGKGGLKFGIPVDQLPEALEVIDASTGLRLNALAMHLGSQLLATAPYEAGVSRMLELLAQVRAAGHAPEVLDIGGGLGILYRDEEPLDPAEWVNTLAPALASSGCAIHVEPGRFLVGSSGVLLTKAIYRKHSGGREILVVDAAMNDLMRPALYKAWHEIVPVDTIEGEPLLTDIVGPICESGDFLALERPLAPVAGGQLLAVLGAGAYGFSMSSNYNTRARAAEVLVDDGRWAVIRPRERLTDLFRDEIADPFADESP; encoded by the coding sequence ATGGCCCGCACGAGCGAAGGGACGCTGGCCATGGCCGGCGTCCCGTTGCCATTGATCGCGGAGCAGTACGGCACGCCGACCTACTGCTACGATGCGGCGACGATTCGTTCGCAGTACCGTCGTCTCGACGCCGCCTTCGGCGCCTTGCCACACCGCATCTGCTACGCGGTCAAGGCCAACTCCAATCTTGCCATCCTCACGCTGCTCGCGCGACTCGGTGCCGGGGCGGACATCGTGTCGGGTGGCGAGATGCTGCGCGCCCTGGCGGCCGGCTTCGCCCCCGAGGATATCGTATTCAGCGGGGTGGGGAAGACCGACGACGAACTGCTCGCGGCGATCGCGGCCGGAATCGGCCACGTCAACGTCGAATCGCTCGCCGAACTGCGGCGCCTTGCGATGTTCGCCGACCTGCGCGGTGCGACGGTGACGGTCGGCATCCGCGTGAATCCTGACGTGACGGTCGACACGCATCCCTATATCTCCACGGGGAAGGGCGGCCTCAAGTTCGGCATTCCGGTCGACCAGCTTCCCGAGGCGCTGGAGGTGATCGACGCCTCGACCGGACTCCGCCTCAATGCCCTGGCGATGCATCTCGGCTCACAGTTGCTGGCCACGGCACCGTACGAGGCCGGCGTCAGTCGGATGCTCGAATTGCTGGCCCAGGTGCGCGCCGCGGGCCATGCGCCCGAGGTGCTCGACATCGGCGGCGGGCTCGGCATTCTCTACCGCGACGAGGAGCCGCTCGATCCCGCCGAATGGGTGAACACCCTCGCGCCGGCGCTCGCCAGCAGCGGCTGCGCGATCCATGTCGAGCCGGGGCGCTTTCTCGTGGGGAGTTCCGGCGTGCTGTTGACCAAGGCGATCTATCGCAAGCACTCGGGCGGCCGTGAAATTCTCGTGGTCGATGCGGCGATGAACGACCTGATGCGCCCGGCACTCTACAAGGCATGGCACGAGATCGTTCCCGTCGACACGATCGAGGGCGAGCCGCTGCTCACCGACATCGTCGGCCCGATCTGCGAGAGCGGCGACTTCCTCGCGCTCGAGCGCCCGCTCGCTCCGGTGGCCGGAGGGCAGCTGCTCGCCGTGCTCGGCGCGGGCGCCTACGGCTTCAGCATGAGCTCCAACTACAACACCCGCGCACGGGCCGCGGAGGTGCTGGTGGACGACGGCCGGTGGGCCGTGATCCGCCCGCGCGAGCGCCTGACCGATCTCTTTCGCGACGAGATCGCCGACCCCTTCGCCGACGAGTCCCCGTGA
- a CDS encoding bifunctional folylpolyglutamate synthase/dihydrofolate synthase, translating into MGSDFVTMLYQDALDFLFPRTTQIKFGLDTTRALLDALGNPQRQYATIHVAGTNGKGSTASLIAEALGAAGFRVGLYTSPHLVSFRERIRVDGMPISEAAVAAWTELLQPTIVTAGATFFEATTAIAFADFAARGVEIAVVEVGLGGRLDSTNVLEPLVTVVTHIALDHQRYLGDTLEAIAGEKAGIAKPGVPFVVGDPDPAIVAMLVAAGTTAVQRSDPTATLPVIVVPSEARWEGPLGLLGPHQRRNAAVAQAALTALPPAFRVPAQAMAEAFSRTRVAGRLDRRGRWLFDVAHNPDGMRSLTSALAELRLPGPVHGLVSILGDKAWPAMLVELDRALDVGILTVAPSADTRRWDLGWLERWLADPERPAARARWRLIPDFREALRVVEQGAGTIVVTGSFHTVGDVMEARGVEVLG; encoded by the coding sequence ATGGGATCTGACTTCGTGACGATGCTGTATCAGGACGCGCTCGACTTTCTCTTCCCGCGCACGACCCAGATCAAGTTCGGTCTCGACACGACACGCGCGCTGCTCGACGCGCTCGGGAATCCGCAGCGGCAGTACGCCACGATTCACGTGGCGGGGACGAACGGGAAGGGGAGTACGGCCTCGTTGATCGCCGAGGCACTCGGCGCTGCCGGCTTCCGGGTCGGGCTCTACACCTCGCCCCATCTCGTCTCGTTCCGTGAGCGCATCCGGGTTGATGGCATGCCCATCAGCGAGGCGGCGGTCGCGGCATGGACGGAATTGCTGCAGCCCACCATCGTCACGGCCGGCGCGACCTTTTTCGAGGCCACCACGGCCATCGCCTTCGCCGACTTTGCGGCGCGCGGCGTCGAGATCGCCGTCGTCGAAGTCGGCCTCGGCGGCAGACTCGACAGCACCAACGTCCTCGAGCCGCTGGTCACGGTCGTGACGCACATTGCGCTGGACCATCAGCGCTACCTTGGCGACACCCTCGAGGCGATTGCCGGCGAGAAGGCGGGGATCGCCAAGCCAGGGGTGCCGTTCGTGGTGGGCGACCCCGACCCGGCGATCGTGGCCATGCTCGTCGCGGCGGGCACCACGGCGGTCCAGCGTTCCGACCCCACCGCCACCCTCCCGGTGATCGTGGTGCCCTCGGAGGCGCGATGGGAGGGTCCGCTCGGACTGCTCGGGCCACACCAGCGACGCAATGCTGCGGTGGCGCAGGCAGCCCTGACGGCCCTCCCGCCCGCCTTTCGGGTTCCGGCGCAGGCAATGGCCGAGGCGTTCTCCAGGACCCGCGTGGCAGGGCGCCTCGACCGCCGGGGCCGGTGGCTCTTCGACGTGGCGCACAATCCCGATGGGATGCGGTCGCTGACGTCGGCCCTGGCCGAGCTCCGCCTCCCCGGTCCGGTTCACGGCCTGGTTTCCATTCTGGGCGACAAGGCCTGGCCGGCGATGCTTGTGGAACTCGACCGGGCCCTCGACGTGGGCATCCTCACCGTGGCCCCCAGCGCCGATACTCGCCGCTGGGACCTCGGTTGGCTGGAGCGATGGCTGGCCGACCCGGAACGACCGGCTGCCCGAGCGCGCTGGCGGCTGATCCCCGACTTCCGCGAGGCGCTGCGGGTGGTGGAGCAGGGGGCGGGGACGATCGTGGTCACGGGGTCGTTCCACACCGTCGGGGACGTGATGGAGGCGCGGGGGGTGGAGGTGCTGGGGTGA
- the rodA gene encoding rod shape-determining protein RodA, whose product MIRDLDRPLLIVVFALALFGTLILFSAEQTDVAMRATGIWTRQLMWLGVGSIAAAFTYRMSFRILDWAAPWVYGLGLALLVLTIVGLGSGGEGSAASTSSWLTIAGRRVGQPVELAKLATILMLARWLSARRDPPTTLRGLVAPITIALVPALLVLKQPDLGSAMVFAGILFIMLFWSGVAPSLLFLLISPVVSLFLAWNTTLWSIWMVVVFLALLWIRPFILESIFVFLANSAMGTLAIVVWARLSPFQRNRILSFLNPEEYRRGPGYQAMQSKVAIGSGGWFGSGFTDGPLKRTGGIPEHWTDFVFAIVGEEFGFLGVMVALGLFLAFFFILVRIARRTSDPYASLVIFGLIGLVLTHLFENVGMTISLMPITGIPLPFFSYGGSFLLALFLGLGMAFRAAAEARASGYVDS is encoded by the coding sequence ATGATTCGCGACCTGGATCGGCCGCTCCTGATCGTGGTGTTCGCCCTGGCGCTCTTCGGCACCCTGATCCTCTTCTCTGCCGAGCAGACCGATGTGGCGATGCGCGCCACCGGGATCTGGACGCGTCAGTTGATGTGGCTCGGCGTCGGCTCCATCGCAGCGGCCTTCACCTACAGGATGTCGTTTCGGATTCTCGACTGGGCCGCGCCCTGGGTCTACGGACTCGGCCTGGCCCTGCTGGTGCTGACCATCGTCGGTCTCGGCTCGGGTGGCGAGGGATCGGCTGCGAGCACCAGCAGCTGGCTCACGATCGCCGGCCGACGCGTCGGCCAGCCGGTCGAGCTGGCCAAGCTGGCGACCATCCTGATGCTGGCGAGGTGGCTCTCCGCTCGCCGCGATCCGCCGACCACTCTCCGCGGCCTCGTCGCGCCGATCACCATCGCCCTGGTTCCTGCGCTGTTGGTGCTGAAGCAGCCCGACCTCGGCAGCGCCATGGTCTTCGCCGGCATCCTCTTCATCATGCTCTTCTGGTCCGGCGTGGCACCGTCGCTGCTCTTCCTGCTGATCTCACCGGTCGTCTCGCTCTTTCTCGCATGGAACACCACCCTCTGGAGCATCTGGATGGTTGTGGTCTTCCTCGCGTTGCTCTGGATCCGGCCATTCATTCTCGAGTCGATCTTCGTCTTTCTCGCCAATTCGGCCATGGGCACGCTTGCCATCGTCGTCTGGGCGCGACTCAGCCCCTTTCAGCGTAATCGGATCCTCTCCTTTCTGAATCCGGAGGAGTATCGTCGAGGCCCAGGCTACCAGGCGATGCAGAGCAAGGTGGCGATCGGTTCCGGTGGCTGGTTCGGGAGTGGTTTCACCGATGGTCCCTTGAAGCGAACCGGCGGGATCCCGGAGCACTGGACCGACTTCGTCTTCGCCATCGTCGGTGAGGAATTCGGCTTCCTCGGGGTGATGGTCGCGCTGGGGCTCTTTCTGGCCTTCTTCTTCATCCTGGTTCGGATCGCGCGACGAACCTCCGACCCCTACGCATCCTTGGTGATATTCGGGTTGATCGGGTTGGTGCTGACCCACCTGTTCGAAAACGTCGGGATGACGATCTCCTTGATGCCGATCACAGGCATTCCTTTGCCCTTCTTTTCCTACGGGGGCTCCTTCCTCCTGGCCCTGTTCCTCGGGCTGGGGATGGCGTTTCGGGCGGCGGCGGAGGCCCGGGCGTCTGGCTATGTTGATTCATGA
- a CDS encoding acetyl-CoA carboxylase carboxyltransferase subunit beta: protein MAWFKKERKTRTATRERLEIPADAWEKCESCGHIDIREKFEKALNVCPECGTHKRFSAEEYIELLTDEGTWKELYPELQSVDPLAFEHYAERLVAARKKGGASDAIYTGFAKLEGHPLNLGVMNFRFMGGSMGSVVGEKIARLARRSAEKKIPMVLVCTSGGARMQEGALSLMQMAKTSAAIAQMKLAGIPYISILTDPTTGGVSASFAMQGDVILAEPAAVIGFAGQRVIKQTIGQDLPEGFQTAEFLLDKGQIDDVVPRASLRETTARLLRHMQGHRLRGTAA, encoded by the coding sequence ATGGCGTGGTTCAAGAAGGAGCGCAAGACCAGAACCGCCACCAGGGAACGCCTGGAAATTCCGGCGGATGCCTGGGAGAAGTGCGAGTCCTGTGGGCATATAGATATCCGGGAAAAGTTCGAGAAGGCGCTCAACGTTTGCCCCGAGTGCGGGACACACAAGCGTTTCTCGGCCGAGGAGTACATCGAGCTGCTGACCGACGAAGGGACCTGGAAGGAGCTGTACCCGGAGCTGCAGTCGGTCGACCCTCTGGCATTCGAGCACTACGCCGAGCGGCTTGTCGCCGCCCGCAAGAAGGGCGGCGCGTCGGACGCGATCTACACCGGCTTCGCCAAGCTCGAAGGACATCCGCTGAATCTGGGCGTGATGAACTTCCGCTTCATGGGCGGCTCGATGGGCTCGGTGGTCGGTGAGAAGATTGCCCGTCTTGCCCGCCGATCGGCCGAGAAGAAGATCCCCATGGTGCTGGTCTGTACCTCCGGTGGCGCACGCATGCAGGAAGGCGCGCTCTCGCTGATGCAGATGGCGAAGACCTCGGCGGCGATCGCGCAGATGAAGCTGGCCGGCATCCCGTATATCTCCATCCTGACGGATCCGACCACCGGTGGTGTCTCGGCATCCTTTGCGATGCAGGGCGACGTCATCCTCGCCGAGCCGGCCGCTGTCATTGGCTTCGCCGGACAGCGGGTCATCAAGCAGACGATCGGGCAGGACCTGCCGGAAGGATTCCAGACGGCAGAGTTCCTCCTCGACAAGGGGCAGATCGACGACGTGGTCCCGCGCGCTTCGTTGCGTGAGACGACCGCACGGTTGCTCCGCCACATGCAGGGACACCGGCTTCGCGGCACCGCCGCCTGA